A window of the Azospirillum formosense genome harbors these coding sequences:
- the prfA gene encoding peptide chain release factor 1 produces MSLDEKFNRVVARHDELRDAMAAGTVDPADFARLSKEYADLTPVAEAIAELKKAKAEAADLAGMIADPAGDADMKALAEEEFAELTRRIPALERRVQISLLPKDEADEKNAILEVRAGTGGDEAALFAAELFEMYRRYAGLQGWRFETMEVSETGIGGYKEAIANITGRNVFARLKFESGVHRVQRVPATETQGRIHTSAATVAVLPEAEEVDIHIDEKDLRIDVFRSSGPGGQSVNTTDSAVRITHLPTGLVVSQQDEKSQHKNKAKALKVLRARLYERERAEKDKARAADRKSQVGSGDRSERIRTYNFPQGRVTDHRINLTLYKIEKVMAGEALDELIDALTAEDEAARLSELQ; encoded by the coding sequence GTGAGCCTGGACGAGAAGTTCAATAGGGTCGTGGCCCGCCATGACGAGCTGCGGGACGCGATGGCGGCGGGGACGGTGGACCCGGCGGACTTCGCCCGGCTGTCGAAGGAATACGCCGACCTGACCCCGGTGGCCGAGGCCATCGCGGAGCTGAAGAAGGCGAAGGCGGAGGCCGCCGATCTGGCCGGCATGATCGCCGACCCGGCGGGCGACGCCGACATGAAGGCGCTGGCCGAGGAGGAGTTCGCCGAACTCACCCGCCGCATTCCCGCCCTGGAGCGCCGGGTGCAGATTTCCCTGCTGCCCAAGGACGAGGCGGACGAGAAGAACGCCATCCTGGAGGTGCGCGCCGGCACCGGCGGCGACGAGGCGGCCCTCTTCGCCGCCGAGCTGTTCGAGATGTACCGCCGCTACGCCGGGCTTCAGGGCTGGCGCTTCGAGACGATGGAGGTCAGCGAGACCGGCATCGGCGGCTACAAGGAGGCCATCGCCAACATCACCGGGCGCAACGTCTTCGCCCGGCTGAAGTTCGAATCGGGCGTCCACCGCGTGCAGCGCGTCCCGGCGACCGAGACGCAGGGGCGCATCCACACCTCCGCCGCCACCGTCGCGGTGCTGCCCGAGGCGGAGGAGGTGGACATCCACATCGACGAGAAGGACCTGCGCATCGACGTGTTCCGCTCCAGCGGCCCCGGCGGCCAGTCGGTGAACACGACGGACAGCGCGGTGCGCATCACCCACCTGCCGACCGGCCTCGTGGTCAGCCAGCAGGATGAAAAGAGCCAGCACAAGAACAAGGCCAAGGCCCTGAAGGTGCTGCGCGCCCGCCTCTACGAGCGGGAGCGCGCCGAGAAGGACAAGGCCCGCGCCGCCGACCGCAAGAGCCAGGTGGGCTCCGGCGACCGCTCGGAGCGCATCCGCACCTACAACTTCCCGCAGGGCCGGGTGACCGACCACCGCATCAACCTGACGCTCTACAAGATCGAGAAGGTGATGGCCGGCGAGGCGCTGGACGAGCTGATCGACGCGCTGACGGCCGAGGATGAGGCCGCCCGGCTGTCGGAGCTGCAATAG
- the hemA gene encoding glutamyl-tRNA reductase — protein sequence MTASYFVIGASHRSCSGAIRDRLTTEEAEVPAMLERLGAAGITQAMWLSTCDRVEVQAVHERPNEAALTIAGIMAERVGLSEPDLAGQLYTLTGPAAVRHVFAVACSLDSQIVGEPHILGQVKAAHRHAAAAGLSGPELEGLLQAAYGAAKRVRRETPIAEGATSLVAAAVQVARDLHGDLRRCTGLLMGLGDMGALVLEGLREAGLGRLIVAAPVDRRAEAAARRMDSHFAPWADLDSALTSADIVVTAAGLGRYILSAQQLGAALKRRRRRPVFVVDAAIPADVDPDVTGLDEAFVYDLADLERVALQGRVGREAATQAAWAIVDDALAAFARHRAERAAVPAVAALRTHFETERRRLLDEQRGLDAASATRLLVNRLLHGPSEALRAMAADPDGAGLAERAAAERLLFRLFRLDEPAGSDLDKDERREPGREVQ from the coding sequence GTGACCGCTTCCTATTTCGTCATCGGCGCCAGCCATCGGTCCTGCTCCGGCGCGATCCGCGACCGTCTGACGACGGAGGAAGCGGAGGTGCCGGCGATGCTGGAGCGGCTGGGCGCCGCCGGCATCACCCAGGCCATGTGGCTCAGCACCTGCGACCGGGTCGAGGTGCAGGCGGTGCACGAGCGCCCGAACGAGGCCGCGCTGACCATCGCCGGGATCATGGCGGAGCGGGTGGGGCTGAGCGAGCCCGACCTCGCCGGGCAGCTCTACACCCTCACCGGTCCGGCGGCGGTGCGCCACGTCTTCGCGGTCGCCTGCTCGCTCGACAGCCAGATCGTCGGCGAGCCGCACATCCTGGGGCAGGTCAAGGCCGCCCACCGCCACGCCGCCGCCGCCGGCCTGTCCGGGCCGGAGCTGGAGGGGCTTCTCCAAGCCGCCTACGGCGCCGCCAAGCGGGTGCGCCGCGAGACGCCGATCGCCGAGGGCGCGACCTCGCTGGTCGCCGCCGCGGTCCAGGTGGCGCGCGACCTGCACGGCGACCTGAGGCGCTGCACCGGCCTGCTGATGGGGCTGGGCGACATGGGCGCCCTGGTGCTGGAGGGCCTGCGCGAGGCGGGACTCGGCCGGCTGATCGTCGCCGCCCCGGTGGACCGCCGGGCCGAAGCGGCGGCGCGGCGCATGGACAGCCACTTCGCGCCCTGGGCCGATCTCGATTCGGCGCTGACCAGCGCGGATATCGTGGTGACCGCGGCGGGTCTGGGGCGCTATATCCTCTCCGCACAGCAGTTGGGGGCGGCGTTGAAGCGCCGCCGCCGGCGCCCGGTGTTCGTGGTGGACGCGGCGATCCCCGCCGATGTGGACCCGGACGTGACCGGGCTGGACGAGGCCTTCGTCTACGACCTCGCCGACCTGGAGCGCGTGGCGCTGCAGGGGCGGGTGGGGCGCGAGGCGGCGACCCAGGCGGCCTGGGCCATCGTGGACGACGCCCTGGCGGCCTTCGCCCGCCACCGGGCCGAGCGCGCCGCGGTGCCCGCCGTGGCGGCGCTGCGGACGCATTTCGAGACGGAGCGGCGGCGCCTGCTGGACGAGCAGCGGGGGCTGGACGCGGCGTCGGCGACTCGGCTGCTGGTCAACAGGCTGCTGCACGGTCCGTCGGAGGCGTTGCGCGCCATGGCGGCGGACCCGGACGGGGCCGGGCTGGCGGAGCGGGCGGCGGCGGAGCGGCTGCTGTTCCGGCTGTTCCGGCTGGACGAGCCCGCCGGGAGCGATTTGGATAAGGACGAGCGACGTGAGCCTGGACGAGAAGTTCAATAG
- the ispG gene encoding flavodoxin-dependent (E)-4-hydroxy-3-methylbut-2-enyl-diphosphate synthase — protein sequence MSSVRAYRQILRRKSRQIRVGNVLVGGDAPISVQTMTNTPTADVAATVAQIQAAERVGADIVRVSCPDQESALALKQIVPQVSVPIVADIHFHYKRAIEAAQSGAACLRINPGNIGSAERVREVVKAAKDYGCSMRIGVNAGSLEQDLLEKYGEPCPEALVESALNHAKILEDHDFTEFKISVKASDVFLAVAAYQGLAEACDYPLHIGITEAGGLRAGTVKSSIGLGMLLWSGIGDTIRVSLSAEPAEEVQVGYEMLKSLGLRRRGVTVISCPSCARQNFNVIKTVETLEARLAHITTPLTLSVIGCVVNGPGEARETDIGLTGGGNNTHQVYLSGVTDHRLKDQNIVDHLVGLVEKKAAEIEAAKAAEKAAETAAE from the coding sequence ATGAGCAGCGTGCGCGCCTACCGCCAGATCCTTCGCCGCAAGTCCCGCCAGATCCGGGTGGGCAATGTGCTCGTCGGCGGCGATGCGCCGATCTCGGTCCAGACGATGACCAACACGCCGACCGCCGACGTGGCGGCGACGGTGGCGCAGATCCAGGCGGCGGAGCGGGTTGGCGCCGACATCGTGCGCGTCTCCTGCCCCGACCAGGAGTCGGCGCTGGCGCTGAAGCAGATCGTGCCGCAGGTCTCGGTGCCGATCGTCGCGGACATCCATTTCCACTACAAGCGCGCCATCGAGGCGGCGCAGAGCGGGGCGGCCTGCCTGCGCATCAACCCCGGCAACATCGGCTCGGCCGAGCGGGTGCGCGAGGTGGTGAAGGCGGCCAAGGACTACGGCTGCTCCATGCGCATCGGCGTCAACGCCGGCTCGCTGGAGCAGGACCTGCTGGAAAAGTACGGCGAGCCCTGCCCGGAGGCGCTGGTCGAGAGCGCGCTCAACCACGCCAAGATCCTGGAGGACCATGACTTCACCGAGTTCAAGATCTCGGTGAAGGCGTCCGACGTGTTTTTGGCCGTCGCCGCCTACCAGGGCCTGGCTGAGGCCTGCGACTACCCGCTGCACATCGGCATCACCGAGGCCGGCGGCCTGCGCGCCGGGACGGTGAAATCGTCCATCGGGCTGGGCATGCTGCTGTGGTCGGGCATCGGCGACACCATCCGCGTCTCGCTGTCGGCCGAGCCGGCGGAGGAGGTCCAGGTCGGCTACGAGATGCTGAAGTCGCTGGGCCTGCGGCGGCGCGGCGTCACGGTCATCTCCTGCCCGAGCTGCGCGCGGCAGAACTTCAACGTCATCAAGACGGTGGAGACGCTGGAGGCGCGGCTGGCCCACATCACCACGCCGCTGACCCTGTCGGTCATCGGCTGCGTGGTCAACGGCCCCGGCGAGGCGCGCGAGACCGACATCGGCCTGACCGGCGGCGGCAACAACACCCATCAGGTCTATCTGTCCGGCGTCACCGACCACCGGCTGAAGGACCAGAACATCGTCGACCATCTCGTCGGGCTGGTCGAGAAGAAGGCCGCCGAGATCGAGGCCGCCAAAGCGGCCGAAAAAGCGGCGGAGACGGCCGCCGAGTGA
- a CDS encoding helix-turn-helix domain-containing protein: MMAKRKVFGSYDPAQDGAAQTGPSVSDTLRETRESLGYDLREVATMLRIRYPYLQAIEAGRFEDLPGTTYAAGFLRSYAECLGLDPDTILTRYKDEAAGRTRSQQLYFPTPVPEGRIPGGTVLLGTMVLAGIVYGGWYYLSATDRSMVDLVPALPDRLVSLLDTLPFNAGQNGAGQNSAGQNGAFPAPTESPAAPASVPTVMAEAPSAPAVPPAAAPPAAGGASTAVPAPAAPLPSAATPSAQAPSAPAPAAPAKPAAPPAPVAALPAPAKPSAPAAAPAPAPAPSASSPAAPSAASSAMVNVPPPPAEDDESEGATQEPTPLTPAAPAIASLPPAAPAAPPAAADGALPSKVYGTQNAASRIQLRATQDSWIQVRDNSGEIIFTRVLKPGDVYRVPDRSGIRVRTGNAGGLIVVTDGVDGAPMGAVGQVLRDVSLDQHAPTLRGAAPAH, translated from the coding sequence ATGATGGCCAAGCGCAAGGTTTTCGGCTCCTACGACCCCGCGCAGGACGGCGCGGCGCAGACCGGCCCCAGCGTGTCCGACACCCTGCGCGAGACGCGCGAGAGCCTCGGCTACGACCTGCGCGAGGTCGCGACGATGCTGCGCATCCGCTACCCCTACCTGCAGGCCATCGAGGCGGGGCGTTTCGAGGACCTGCCGGGCACCACCTACGCCGCCGGCTTCCTGCGCTCCTACGCGGAATGCCTGGGGCTCGACCCGGACACCATCCTCACCCGCTACAAGGACGAGGCGGCGGGCCGCACGCGCAGCCAGCAGCTCTATTTCCCGACCCCGGTGCCGGAAGGCCGCATTCCCGGCGGCACCGTCCTGCTCGGCACCATGGTGCTGGCGGGCATCGTCTATGGCGGCTGGTACTATCTGTCGGCGACCGACCGGTCGATGGTCGATCTGGTCCCGGCGCTGCCCGACCGGCTGGTCTCTCTGCTCGACACGCTGCCCTTCAACGCCGGCCAGAACGGCGCGGGGCAGAACAGCGCGGGACAGAACGGCGCGTTTCCGGCCCCGACCGAATCGCCGGCCGCCCCGGCGTCCGTGCCGACCGTGATGGCGGAAGCTCCGTCCGCCCCGGCGGTTCCTCCGGCGGCCGCTCCGCCCGCGGCCGGCGGGGCCTCCACGGCGGTGCCGGCTCCCGCCGCCCCGCTCCCGTCCGCCGCCACCCCGTCCGCCCAGGCGCCGTCCGCCCCGGCTCCCGCGGCGCCGGCCAAGCCCGCCGCGCCTCCCGCTCCGGTGGCGGCCCTGCCGGCGCCGGCCAAGCCGTCCGCCCCCGCCGCGGCCCCGGCTCCGGCGCCCGCCCCGTCAGCCTCCTCCCCGGCCGCCCCCTCGGCCGCCTCCTCGGCCATGGTGAACGTGCCGCCGCCGCCGGCCGAGGACGACGAGTCCGAAGGCGCCACGCAGGAGCCGACCCCGCTCACCCCCGCCGCTCCGGCCATCGCCAGCCTGCCGCCCGCGGCCCCCGCCGCGCCGCCCGCCGCCGCGGACGGGGCGCTGCCCTCGAAGGTCTACGGCACGCAGAACGCGGCCTCGCGCATCCAGCTCCGCGCCACGCAGGACAGCTGGATCCAGGTGCGCGACAACAGCGGCGAGATCATCTTCACCCGCGTGCTGAAGCCGGGCGATGTCTACCGCGTGCCCGACCGCTCGGGCATCCGCGTGCGCACCGGCAACGCCGGCGGCCTGATCGTCGTGACCGACGGGGTGGACGGCGCGCCGATGGGCGCGGTCGGGCAGGTGCTGCGCGACGTGTCGCTGGACCAGCACGCCCCGACCCTGCGCGGCGCCGCTCCCGCCCATTAG
- the ptsP gene encoding phosphoenolpyruvate--protein phosphotransferase, with protein sequence MNGVVGDIPSASPGFDGAASRRLLARLRDVMAGSGSGQERLDKIVTLIGMEMGADVCSCYVMRAGEVLELFSTLGLNQDAVHNTRLRVGEGIVGDIAGHARPIALDNAPSHPSFAYRPETGEDPFLSLAGVPILRGGKVRGVLVIQHKDRRRYTEVEVETLQTIAMVVAELVAQGELVNPQEVASTGDPALLPARLSGTALTGGLAMGLAVIHRPQLTIRQMVSEDAESELARLNAAIATMHSAIDDLLNAAALAGLSEPKDILETYRMFAEDRGWLSRIREAIRMGLTAEGAVQQVQNDTRARMSHLTDPYIRERLLDLEDLTNRLLQHLAGRKSEADGGTLPEDIVLVARSMGPAELLDYDQRRLRGVILEEGSPSSHVCIVARALNIPVVQAPDALNRIEPLDPVIVDGDHGQAFVRPAEDIQMAFAEAVALRARKEQMYEAIRALPSVTRDGVPISIQLNCGLLIDLPHLKASGAEGIGLYRTEIPFMVRSTYPDVHAQTDLYARILDQTDDKPVVFRTLDVGGDKMLPYIAASEGEENPALGWRAIRIGLDHPSLLRQQLRALLRASAGRPLSVMFPMIAEVAEFDAARRLLDLEIARLEGQGGEPPSRVRVGTMIEVPALLWQLPALLPRVDFLSVGSNDLTQYIFASDRGNPRTSGRYDPLSPAMLSLLRRLVEACGDANVPVSICGEMAGRPLDAMALIGIGFRTLSMSPPSVGPVKTMLRSLDVAALRQYMNGLYLRGDHSLRDKLRSFAKDHGVLI encoded by the coding sequence ATGAACGGCGTCGTGGGCGACATCCCCTCCGCCTCGCCGGGCTTCGACGGCGCCGCCTCGCGCCGCCTGCTGGCGCGGCTGCGCGACGTCATGGCGGGCTCCGGCTCCGGCCAGGAGCGGCTGGACAAGATCGTCACCCTGATCGGCATGGAGATGGGGGCGGACGTCTGCTCCTGCTACGTCATGCGGGCGGGCGAGGTGCTGGAGCTGTTCTCCACGCTCGGCCTGAACCAGGACGCCGTTCACAACACCCGGCTGCGGGTGGGCGAGGGCATCGTCGGCGACATCGCCGGCCACGCGCGGCCCATCGCGCTGGACAACGCGCCGTCGCACCCCAGCTTCGCCTACCGCCCCGAGACCGGGGAGGACCCGTTCCTGTCGCTGGCCGGCGTGCCGATCCTGCGCGGCGGCAAGGTCCGCGGCGTCCTGGTCATCCAGCACAAGGACCGCCGCCGCTACACCGAGGTCGAGGTCGAGACGCTCCAGACCATCGCCATGGTGGTGGCCGAGCTGGTCGCCCAGGGCGAGCTGGTCAACCCGCAGGAGGTCGCCTCCACCGGCGACCCGGCGCTGCTGCCGGCGCGCCTGTCGGGCACGGCGCTGACCGGCGGCCTGGCGATGGGGCTGGCGGTGATCCACCGCCCGCAGCTGACCATCCGCCAGATGGTGTCGGAGGACGCGGAGAGCGAGCTGGCGCGGCTGAACGCGGCCATCGCCACCATGCACAGCGCCATCGACGACCTGCTGAACGCGGCGGCGCTGGCGGGCTTGAGCGAGCCCAAGGACATCCTGGAAACCTACCGCATGTTCGCGGAGGACCGCGGGTGGCTGTCGCGCATCCGCGAGGCGATCCGCATGGGTCTGACGGCGGAAGGCGCGGTGCAGCAGGTGCAGAACGACACCCGCGCCCGCATGAGCCACCTGACCGACCCCTACATCCGCGAGCGGCTGCTTGATCTGGAGGACCTGACCAACCGGCTGCTCCAGCACCTCGCCGGGCGCAAGTCGGAGGCCGACGGCGGCACGCTGCCGGAGGACATCGTCCTGGTCGCGCGGTCCATGGGGCCGGCGGAGCTTCTCGACTACGACCAGCGCCGCCTGCGCGGCGTGATCCTGGAGGAGGGCTCGCCGTCCAGCCACGTCTGCATCGTGGCCCGCGCGCTGAACATCCCGGTGGTGCAGGCGCCCGACGCGCTGAACCGGATCGAGCCGCTGGACCCGGTGATCGTCGACGGCGACCACGGGCAGGCCTTCGTCCGCCCGGCGGAGGACATCCAGATGGCCTTCGCGGAGGCCGTGGCCCTGCGCGCCCGCAAGGAGCAGATGTACGAGGCGATCCGCGCGCTGCCCTCGGTGACGCGGGACGGCGTGCCGATCTCCATCCAGCTCAATTGCGGCCTGCTGATCGACCTGCCGCACCTGAAGGCCAGCGGGGCGGAGGGCATCGGACTCTACCGCACCGAAATCCCCTTCATGGTGCGCTCGACCTACCCGGACGTCCACGCGCAGACCGACCTCTATGCGCGCATCCTCGACCAGACCGACGACAAGCCGGTGGTCTTCCGCACGCTCGACGTCGGCGGCGACAAGATGCTGCCCTACATCGCGGCCAGCGAGGGCGAGGAGAATCCGGCGCTCGGCTGGCGGGCCATCCGCATCGGGCTGGACCACCCGTCGCTGCTGCGCCAGCAGCTGCGCGCCCTGCTGCGGGCGTCGGCCGGGCGTCCGCTGTCGGTGATGTTCCCGATGATCGCCGAGGTGGCGGAGTTCGACGCCGCCCGCCGCCTGCTCGACCTGGAGATCGCCCGGCTGGAGGGGCAGGGCGGCGAGCCGCCCAGCCGCGTGCGCGTCGGCACGATGATCGAGGTGCCGGCGCTGCTCTGGCAGTTGCCGGCCCTGCTGCCGCGGGTGGATTTCCTGTCGGTCGGCTCCAACGACCTGACCCAGTACATCTTCGCCAGCGACCGCGGAAACCCGCGCACCTCCGGGCGCTACGATCCGCTGTCGCCCGCCATGCTCAGCCTGCTGCGGCGGCTGGTCGAGGCCTGCGGCGACGCCAACGTCCCGGTCAGCATCTGCGGCGAAATGGCCGGCCGGCCGCTCGACGCCATGGCGCTGATCGGCATCGGCTTCCGCACCCTGTCGATGTCGCCGCCCTCGGTCGGGCCGGTGAAGACGATGCTGCGCTCGCTCGACGTGGCGGCGCTGCGCCAGTACATGAACGGGCTCTACCTGCGCGGCGACCACAGCCTGCGCGACAAGCTGCGCAGCTTCGCCAAGGACCACGGCGTCCTCATCTGA
- a CDS encoding nitronate monooxygenase, with the protein MTDARSDAVAGARLERLWARGCAFLGTRTAIMGGAMSWVSERRLVSAISNAGGFGVLACGSMPPDLLAAEIAATRALTSQPFGVNLINMHPDLDRLIDVCRELAVSHVVIAGGFPGGATIKRIKDGGARAMAFAPTLVSGKRLVKQGIDALVIEGTEAGGHIGPVSTTVLAQEILPELREVPVFVAGGIGRGEAILSYLEQGAAGVQIGTRFVCATESIAHQRFKQVFIKASARDAQASVQIDPRFPVIPVRALANAGSKRFMELQREVIARVDRGETTRDAGILEIEHFWAGALRRAVIDGDVESGSLMAGQSVGLVTREQPVAEIIGDLIAQAEAALAARCPQADAGDLPAAGQAAIDPSAIDPSTILGAA; encoded by the coding sequence ATGACCGACGCCAGGTCCGACGCGGTCGCAGGCGCCCGACTCGAGCGGCTGTGGGCGCGTGGCTGCGCCTTCCTCGGCACGCGCACCGCCATCATGGGCGGTGCGATGAGCTGGGTGTCGGAGCGCCGCCTCGTCTCAGCCATTTCCAACGCCGGGGGCTTCGGCGTTCTGGCCTGCGGCTCGATGCCGCCGGACCTGCTGGCGGCGGAGATCGCCGCCACGCGGGCCCTGACCAGCCAGCCCTTCGGCGTCAACCTCATCAACATGCACCCGGACCTCGACCGTCTGATCGACGTCTGCCGGGAGCTGGCGGTGAGCCATGTGGTGATCGCCGGGGGCTTTCCCGGCGGCGCCACCATCAAGCGGATCAAGGACGGCGGCGCCCGCGCCATGGCCTTCGCCCCGACGCTGGTCAGCGGCAAGCGGCTGGTCAAGCAGGGCATCGATGCCCTGGTGATCGAGGGCACGGAAGCCGGAGGCCACATCGGCCCCGTCTCCACCACCGTCCTGGCCCAGGAGATCCTGCCCGAACTGCGCGAGGTCCCGGTCTTCGTGGCCGGCGGCATCGGGCGCGGCGAGGCCATCCTGTCCTACCTGGAGCAGGGGGCGGCGGGCGTGCAGATCGGCACCCGCTTCGTCTGCGCCACCGAATCCATCGCGCACCAGCGCTTCAAGCAGGTCTTCATCAAGGCCTCGGCGCGCGACGCCCAGGCGTCGGTGCAGATCGACCCGCGCTTTCCGGTGATCCCCGTGCGGGCGCTGGCCAACGCCGGGTCCAAGCGCTTCATGGAGCTTCAGCGCGAGGTCATCGCCCGCGTGGACCGCGGCGAGACGACGCGCGACGCGGGCATCCTGGAGATCGAGCATTTCTGGGCCGGCGCGCTGCGCCGCGCGGTGATCGACGGCGACGTGGAGAGTGGCTCGCTGATGGCCGGGCAGAGCGTCGGGCTGGTCACGCGCGAGCAGCCGGTGGCCGAGATCATCGGCGACCTGATCGCCCAGGCGGAAGCGGCGCTGGCCGCCCGCTGCCCGCAGGCGGACGCGGGCGATTTACCGGCCGCCGGCCAAGCGGCCATCGATCCCTCGGCCATCGATCCCTCGACCATCCTGGGGGCGGCATGA